TATCAACGAATATGACCGCGAGTTAGTGCAAAAGCATAATGCCTACTGGGTTAAGACCAACGAAATGCCTCCGCTTGTATTCGACCACCAGTTAATGGTGGACAAAGCACGGGAACTAATGAAGCAGAAGGCAAGTACAGAACCTATAGGTTTCAATCTTTTACCTAAGCTATTTACACTTACTCAGCTGCAAAGTCTTTTCGAGGCAATCTACGGAGAGCCTATTGATAAGCGGAATTTCCGTAAACGGGTAGCAGAGATGGACTATATAGAGAAAACAGAACAAATAGATAAATCAGGATCAAAACGTGGAGCTTACTTGTATAAATTCAACAATAAGATCTACAAAAAAGATCCGAAATTTAAGTTATAATAGAAACATATGTTAGAAGCATTAAAAGAAAAAGTATTTCATGCCAACCTGGATTTGGTGAAGCACGGATTGGTAATCTTCACCTGGGGAAACGTATCGGCTATTGACCGTGAAAGCGGCCTTGTTGTAATCAAACCCAGCGGAGTATCTTATGATGATATGAAAGCGGAAGATATGGTAGTAGTTGATCTTGATGGAAATGTGGTTGAAGGTAAACTGAAACCATCTTCAGACACTGCTACTCACCTGGTGCTTTACAAAGCATTTCCTGAAATTGGCGGAGTTGTTCACACTCACTCAACCTATGCAACAGCATGGGCACAGGCAGGAATCGACCTTCCAAATATTGGAACTACTCATGCCGATTACTTCCACGATGCAATTCCTTGCACTGCCGATATGACAAAAGCAGAAGTAGAAGGAGCTTATGAGTTAGAAACAGGTAGTGTGATTGTAAAACGATTCGAAGGAATTAATCCGGTACACACTCCGGGCGTTCTTGTAAAGAATCACGGACCATTCTCATGGGGAAAAGATGCCACTGATGCTGTTCACAATGCAGTTGTAATGGAACAGGTTGCCAAGATGGCCTCTATTGCCTAT
This genomic interval from uncultured Bacteroides sp. contains the following:
- a CDS encoding NUDIX domain-containing protein, which gives rise to MNYYSHEKQFYVAVDCIIFGFNQGELSLLLLKRTFEPAMGGWSLMGGFVRENESVDDAAKRVLNQLTGLEEVYMEQVGVFGDLNRDPGERVVSAAYYAMININEYDRELVQKHNAYWVKTNEMPPLVFDHQLMVDKARELMKQKASTEPIGFNLLPKLFTLTQLQSLFEAIYGEPIDKRNFRKRVAEMDYIEKTEQIDKSGSKRGAYLYKFNNKIYKKDPKFKL
- a CDS encoding L-ribulose-5-phosphate 4-epimerase codes for the protein MLEALKEKVFHANLDLVKHGLVIFTWGNVSAIDRESGLVVIKPSGVSYDDMKAEDMVVVDLDGNVVEGKLKPSSDTATHLVLYKAFPEIGGVVHTHSTYATAWAQAGIDLPNIGTTHADYFHDAIPCTADMTKAEVEGAYELETGSVIVKRFEGINPVHTPGVLVKNHGPFSWGKDATDAVHNAVVMEQVAKMASIAYTVNPALTMNPMLVEKHFNRKHGPGAYYGQK